One genomic region from Lacerta agilis isolate rLacAgi1 chromosome 13, rLacAgi1.pri, whole genome shotgun sequence encodes:
- the MAFK gene encoding LOW QUALITY PROTEIN: transcription factor MafK (The sequence of the model RefSeq protein was modified relative to this genomic sequence to represent the inferred CDS: deleted 1 base in 1 codon), translated as MRAGEESCTGMSKGLGRALQIQVAISEQFCPGDCTQVMTTNPKPNKTLKVKEESGENAPVLSDDELVSMSVRELNQHLRGLTKEEVIRLKQRRRTLKNRGYAASCRIKRVTQKEELERQRVELQQEVEKLARENSSMKLELDALRSKYEALQTFARTVARGPITPTKVAATSVITIVKSAEISSASVPFSAALLVSRVAELAALLEGRVGSR; from the exons ATGAGGGCGGGAGAGGAGAGCTGCACAGGAATGAGCAAGGGCTTGGGAAGGGCTCTGCAAATCCAAG TTGCAATTTCTGAGCAGTTCTGTCCAGGTGACTGTACCCAGGTTATGACGACTAatccaaaaccaaacaaaacattaAAG GTCAAGGAGGAGTCGGGAGAGAACGCCCCGGTGCTCAGTGACGATGAACTCGTGTCGATGTCTGTGCGGGAGCTGAACCAGCACTTGAGAGGTCTCACGAAAGAGGAGGTCATCCGCCTGAAGCAGCGGCGGCGCACACTTAAGAACCGGGGCTACGCTGCCAGCTGCCGCATCAAGCGTGTGACGCAGAAGGAGGAACTGGAGAGGCAGCGAGTGGAGCTACAGCAGGAGGTGGAGAAGCTCGCCCGGGAAAACAGCAGCATGAAGCTAGAGCTGGACGCCCTGCGCTCCAAGTACGAGGCGCTGCAGACCTTTGCCCGCACTGTCGCCCGGGGGCCCATCACTCCAACCAAAGTT GCCGCCACCAGTGTCATCACCATCGTGAAGTCGGCAGAAATCTCATCCGCTTCTGTGCCATTTTCAGCAGCCCTCCTAGTGTCCAGAGTGGCAGAACTAGCAGCCCTTTTGGAAGGGAGAGTAGGATCTCGTTGA